One stretch of Cololabis saira isolate AMF1-May2022 chromosome 15, fColSai1.1, whole genome shotgun sequence DNA includes these proteins:
- the LOC133460733 gene encoding vesicle-associated membrane protein 2-like translates to MSSNAAGTPGAPGGPEGEGGPGGPAPNLTSNRRLQQTQAQVDEVVDIMRVNVDKVLERDQKLSELDDRADALQAGATQFESSAAKLKNKYWWKNCKMMIMMAIIGVIFVGVIFLYFFY, encoded by the exons GTCCTCAAACGCAGCAGGAACTCCTGGAGCTCCCGGGGGCCCGGAGGGTGAGGGGGGCcccggggggccggcccccaaCCTGACCAGCAACAGGAGACTTCAGCAGACGCAGGCCCAGGTCGACGAG GTGGTGGACATCATGCGTGTGAACGTGGACAAAGTCCTGGAGCGGGACCAGAAGCTGTCGGAGCTGGACGACCGGGCCGACGCCCTGCAGGCCGGAGCCACGCAGTTTGAGAGCAGCGCAGCCAAACTCAAGAACAAGTACTGGTGGAAAAACTGTAAG ATGATGATCATGATGGCGATTATCGGCGTTATATTCGTTGGTGTCATCTTTT TGTATTTCTTTTACTGA